The following are encoded together in the Anopheles nili chromosome 3, idAnoNiliSN_F5_01, whole genome shotgun sequence genome:
- the LOC128725134 gene encoding transcription factor Jra, whose translation MRNNVMGSKHTNNNNNTMESFYEDNNAQFVPSATGASGNSNGASAGNGNGLKRPATLELNLGAAKARKTRFNASVTMPSVLPSPDMQMLKLVSPELEKIISTNATLPTPTPSAIIFPPSATSEQQQFAKGFEDALLSIHKKDTSSKLIPIINNNNSTSNNNNSNLVGTVTEQLCQTTGTTVVSVASTGLGSTVISTGHGNGMSGGEITYTNLDYPGVVKEEPQATSSNQSPPVSPIDMESQERIKLERKRLRNRVAASKCRRRKLERISKLEDRVKELKTQNSELGSMVCNLKQHIFQLKQQVIEHHNSGCTITLVGKF comes from the exons ATGAGAAACAACGTGATGGGCAGCaaacacaccaacaacaacaacaacaccatgGAGTCGTTCTACGAGGACAACAACGCTCAGTTCGTACCATCCGCGACCGGTGCTAGCGGGAACAGCAACGGTGCGTCCGCGGGAAATGGCAACGGTCTAAAGCGGCCTGCAACACTCGAGCTCAACCTTGGCGCTGCGAAAGCACGCAAAACGCGCTTTAACGCCTCCGTCACTATGCCATCGGTGCTGCCTTCACCGGATATGCAAATGCTAAAGCTCGTGTCCCCGGAACTGGAGAAAATTATCAGTACCAATGCCACTCTGCCTACGCCAACACCGAGTGCGatcattttcccgccatcgGCCACCTCGGAGCAACAGCAGTTCGCCAAGGGCTTCGAGGATGCGCTGCTGTCCATCCACAAGAAGGACACCAGCAGCAAGCTGATCCCGATtattaacaacaacaacagcacgagtaacaacaacaatagcaACCTTGTTGGTACGGTGACGGAACAGCTATGTCAGACGACGGGAACgacggtggtttcggtggcttCGACAGGATTGGGCAGCACAGTCATTTCCACTGGCCATGGTAACGGCATGAGTGGGGGAGAAATCACGTACACGAACCTTG ACTATCCCGGTGTGGTGAAGGAAGAACCACAGGCCACCTCTAGCAATCAGTCGCCCCCGGTCAGCCCGATCGACATGGAGTCTCAGGAACGCATCAAGCTGGAACGGAAGCGCCTACGGAACCGGGTGGCCGCCTCAAAGTGCCGGCGGCGGAAGCTGGAACGCATCTCGAAGCTGGAGGATCGCGTGAAGGAACTGAAAACGCAAAACTCCGAGCTTGGCAGCATGGTGTGCAACCTAAAGCAGCACATATTCCAGCTGAAGCAGCAGGTGATCGAGCATCACAACTCCGGCTGCACGATAACGTTGGTGGGCAAGTTTTGA